A segment of the Cohnella algarum genome:
ATCGTAGCGCCCGGGACCGCCCGCCCGGGAAATGAGCACCTGGGCTTCCTTGGCGAACATCAAATCCCGGGAAAAATCCGGCTTGATGTCGCCGACGATCAGCACCTTGCCGCGATCCCGGACCCATTCCAGCGCACGGTCGATCAGCTCCCCCGTTTTGCCGCCGGCGCAGACGATCGCCGCGTCGACTCCCGCGCCCGCCGTCATTTCCGCGACCTGCGCTTCGACTTCCTCCTGCGTGTACGCGACATGGCGAATGCCGAGCTCGCCGGCGATCGCCGTCCGTTCCGTCATTTTATCGTACAGCAGCACCCGGTAGCCGGCGGCTTTCGCGATTTGCGCGATCAGCTGGCCCAAAATGCCGGCCCCGACCAGCAGCAGCGATTCGCCGAATTGCAGCGACGTCTGCCGCAGCGCGTGCACGGCGATGGCGCCTAGACCGACCGTCGACGCTTCCTCCGGGCTGACGCTGTCCGGGACGGGAACGAGCAGCCGTTTCGGCATGAGCAGCCACTCCGCGTGCTTGGCGTAAGGGGCGCCGTAGCAGGCGACGCGCTGGCCGATCCGCCAGTGCTCCATTCCTTTTCCGACTTCCCGAACGATGCCCGCCGCGCTGTAGCCGAGCACAATCGGGTTCGCTTGATAAAGACCGTTCATCATCACTTCCGTTCCCGGACTGATGGCGGAATACTCGGTCTGAACGAGCGCGAAGCCGTCTTCCAGCTCCGGCCTCGGAACTTCCGACATGCGAATTTGCCCCAAATGGGAGATGACCGCCTTCATTTCCAATTCCACTCCATTCTCTCGTTCGTCGAATGGCTCCAGCGTAGGCGCTGCGCTCTATTCTTTGATCGCGCCGATCATGACGCCTTTTACGAAGTATTTTTGCAAAAACGGATAAATGACCAAAATCGGCACCGTAGCTACGATAATGGTGGCGTACTTGATCGCCTCGCTCATCCGGAACACGGCGTCCTGCGTCGCTCCGGACAGCATGTTTTGCGCCGAGGACTGGATCAAAATCTCCCGCAAAATCAGCTGCAGCGGATACAGGTTCGGGTCCTGCAAATAAATCATCGCCGAAAACCAGCTGTTCCAGTGGCTGACCGCGTAAAAGAGCGTCATGACCGCGATAACCGGCATCGACAGCGGAAGCACCATTTGCCACAAAATGCGGAAATCGTTTGCCCCGTCGATTTTGGCCGACTCGATCAGGCCTTCCGGTATCGATTGAAAAAACGTCCTCATGACGATCAGGTTGAACGCGCTCACCGCGCCCGGCAGCAAAATCGCCCAATAGGTGTCGTACAGCCCCAGCTCGCGGACGTTAAGGTACGACGGAATCAAGCCGCCGCTGAAAAACATCGTGAACACGATCAAGGCCATGAGGACGCTTTTGCCCGGTAAATTGGTCCTGGACAGCGGGTAGGCGCCCATCGTCGTCAGCACGAGGTTGATCAGCGTGCCGGCGACGACGTAAATCATCGTATTTCCGTAGGAGCTCCAGATTCTGTCGTCATCGAAAACGAGTTTGTAGGCATCGATGGTGAAATCGATCGGCCAGAACGTCACCTGCCCCGAGGCGATGGCGTAGGGATCGCTGAAGGAGGACACGAGCACGTACCACATCGGATATAAAAACGCGAACGAACAAACTAGCAAAAATACCACGTTCAAGCCGTCAAACACGATTTCTCCCGGACTGCGTTTCGTAACCAACGCTCTCCCCCCTTACCACAAGCTGTTCTTCGTCGTTCTCCGGCTGATGGCGTTCGCCACGACCAGCAACGTGAAGTTGATGATGGAATTGAACAGGCCGACCGCGGCCGAGAAGCTGTAGTCCGCTTCCATCACGCCCCGTCTGTACACGAACGTGGAGATGACGTCCGCCGTCTCGTACGTTCCCGGGTTGTAGAGCAGAATGATTTTGTCCCAGCCGACGCTAAGCAAATTGCCGATGTTCAAAATGAGCAAAATCAGCACGGTAGGAAGAATGCCCGGCAACGTAATATGAATAAGCTGCTTCCAGCGGTTTGCCCCGTCCACGACGGCCGCCTCGTACAGGTTCGGGTTGATGCCCGACAACGCGGCCAAATAAATGATCGAATTCCAGCCAACGCTTTGCCAAAGTCCCGATCCGACGTAAAGCGTCCGGAACCATTCGGGCAGGATCAGAAATTGAATCGGCTCCGAGATCAGTCCGAGGCCGACCAGCAGGCTGTTGATGATGCCGTCGGACTTCGTAAAATCGATGATCATGCCGCAGATGACGATGAGCGAAATAAAGTGAGGCAAATACGAAATCGTTTGCAAGACCGACTTCATCTTGCGGGAGCGAAGCTCGTTCAGCAGCAGCGCAAAGACGATCGACGCCGGAAAAATGATAATGAGCGAATAAAAGCTGATGAGGAACGTGTTTCTCAGCAGCCGCCAAAAGTAGTAGCTTTCGAAAAACTTTTCGAAATGCTCGAAGCCGACCCAAGGACTGCCCCAAAAGCCGGCGTACGGGTTGAAATCCTTAAACGCGATAATCAATCCGTACATCGGTTTATACTCGAAAATGAGAAAATACAGCATCGTCGGAAGCAGCATCAAGTATAAATACCGGTTTGCCGCTATTCGCCTCCACGTTCGCGCGAGCTTTTTGGAGGTCGTCGGCTCTTTCGGCCGGCTGGCCAACGTTTTTGCGGTCATGGCCATAGGTCGTCTCCTTTCGGGATGCGAGGGGTCAAAGAGCGGCCCCCATGCCGTGGGGAGCCGCTCTTATCCCATCGAAATTTGCCCTCGGATCAGTTTCCGTTAAACCGATCGTAAGCGGACTGGTATTGAGCCAGCACTTCTTTGATGCCCATTTTTTCAAGCTGCGCGATCACTTGATCGTAGGTGTCCGGCGAAGTGCGGCCCATGATCATTTGGTTGATCGTTTCGGTCACGTACGTCTGGATGTCGGCCATGAGCGGAGTGACGATGTCGTTCTCCTCCGAGGTGAACTTGACCGGCGGGAGCTTTTTGTCGTATTCGAGGTAGTCCGCGTACAGCTCGAGCGGATTTTCCGTTTGCCCGTTCGCGACGCGGATCTGCTCGGAATAGCGCGTATCCGCGACCGTCGACCACGTTCCGCCGCCGATCGTATGGTTCAGCAGCTCTTGCGTATTCGTCAGGCCGTTCGTCGGATACAGCACCTCTTGCTTGAATACCGGTTGGCCGTCCACGATGTCGTACGATTGGCCTTCGACGCCGAAGTTGTTTAGCAGAATGCCTTCTTCGGAGTATTGGTAATCCAGCCATTTGACGACTTCTTCCGGATTTTTCGTTTGCGAGGAGACGGCAAGGCCTTGATCGCCCACCTGCCAGCGGAAGGACACGTGTCCCCGGTCTCCGTTCGGGCCTTCCGGCGGCAATACCGGCGAAATTTTGAACGTGTCGTGCTTGCCGGCCATGAGCGTCGTGAAGTTGCCCATATAGGAGCCGGACCAGCCGAACCAGGCGCCGGCCACGTCGGTCGTCACCTTTTCCGTCAAGGTGTCGAACGTCGTGTCGACCAGGTATTCCGGATCGAGCAGCTGTTCGCTGTACAAGCGGTTGAGGAACGTCACGACATCCTTGAACCGCGGGTCGGCAGGACCGTATTTGACCTGGCCGTCTTCGACGAAGAACGGGCTGTTCATGCCGACCGGAACGCCGAATGCGGGCGCGAACAGCATGACGATGTTGTCCAGGAACACCGAAACGAGCGGGATTTCGTCTTTTTTGCCGTTGCCGTTCGGATCCTGCTCCCGGAACGCCTTCAGCACGTTGTACCAGTCTTCGGTCGTCGCCGGCTGCTGGAGATTCAGCTTATCCAGCCAGTCCTGACGGATTTGCGGGAACATT
Coding sequences within it:
- a CDS encoding zinc-binding alcohol dehydrogenase; protein product: MELEMKAVISHLGQIRMSEVPRPELEDGFALVQTEYSAISPGTEVMMNGLYQANPIVLGYSAAGIVREVGKGMEHWRIGQRVACYGAPYAKHAEWLLMPKRLLVPVPDSVSPEEASTVGLGAIAVHALRQTSLQFGESLLLVGAGILGQLIAQIAKAAGYRVLLYDKMTERTAIAGELGIRHVAYTQEEVEAQVAEMTAGAGVDAAIVCAGGKTGELIDRALEWVRDRGKVLIVGDIKPDFSRDLMFAKEAQVLISRAGGPGRYDPVYEKDGIDYPAGYVRWTEGRNMAEYIRLIAEGDISVKPLIGAVFPVDRCADAYRRYEESPNSLLGALLAYPGAAGYKLAESEAVRQG
- a CDS encoding carbohydrate ABC transporter permease, producing the protein MVTKRSPGEIVFDGLNVVFLLVCSFAFLYPMWYVLVSSFSDPYAIASGQVTFWPIDFTIDAYKLVFDDDRIWSSYGNTMIYVVAGTLINLVLTTMGAYPLSRTNLPGKSVLMALIVFTMFFSGGLIPSYLNVRELGLYDTYWAILLPGAVSAFNLIVMRTFFQSIPEGLIESAKIDGANDFRILWQMVLPLSMPVIAVMTLFYAVSHWNSWFSAMIYLQDPNLYPLQLILREILIQSSAQNMLSGATQDAVFRMSEAIKYATIIVATVPILVIYPFLQKYFVKGVMIGAIKE
- a CDS encoding ABC transporter permease — its product is MAMTAKTLASRPKEPTTSKKLARTWRRIAANRYLYLMLLPTMLYFLIFEYKPMYGLIIAFKDFNPYAGFWGSPWVGFEHFEKFFESYYFWRLLRNTFLISFYSLIIIFPASIVFALLLNELRSRKMKSVLQTISYLPHFISLIVICGMIIDFTKSDGIINSLLVGLGLISEPIQFLILPEWFRTLYVGSGLWQSVGWNSIIYLAALSGINPNLYEAAVVDGANRWKQLIHITLPGILPTVLILLILNIGNLLSVGWDKIILLYNPGTYETADVISTFVYRRGVMEADYSFSAAVGLFNSIINFTLLVVANAISRRTTKNSLW
- a CDS encoding extracellular solute-binding protein codes for the protein MNVAKKRFALLLSALLLISAVLSACSGNNNGGSGGSASSSPSSSSAASPSAPSGGRDVGGLSLPIAEEKLNLSLWSPIGGNFRGTNFNEKASFQKMEENTNVHIDFQHAAEGASADAFTLLMSSGSLPDMIYYERWSADAVKYGEQGALLPLEDLIEQHAPNFKKILDENPDIRGQLTTPDGHIYYMPNLILESKDLVQMFPQIRQDWLDKLNLQQPATTEDWYNVLKAFREQDPNGNGKKDEIPLVSVFLDNIVMLFAPAFGVPVGMNSPFFVEDGQVKYGPADPRFKDVVTFLNRLYSEQLLDPEYLVDTTFDTLTEKVTTDVAGAWFGWSGSYMGNFTTLMAGKHDTFKISPVLPPEGPNGDRGHVSFRWQVGDQGLAVSSQTKNPEEVVKWLDYQYSEEGILLNNFGVEGQSYDIVDGQPVFKQEVLYPTNGLTNTQELLNHTIGGGTWSTVADTRYSEQIRVANGQTENPLELYADYLEYDKKLPPVKFTSEENDIVTPLMADIQTYVTETINQMIMGRTSPDTYDQVIAQLEKMGIKEVLAQYQSAYDRFNGN